Proteins found in one Helicobacter sp. NHP19-003 genomic segment:
- a CDS encoding serine hydroxymethyltransferase, with amino-acid sequence MPNYFLEQNDPELFGLVKDEWVRQNTHLEMIASENYTFESVMEAMGSVLTNKYAEGYPSKRYYGGCEVVDKIESLAIERAKKLFNCAFVNVQPHSGSQANMAIYHALLKPHDKILSMELSSGGHLTHASKVSMTGQHFQGFHYGVNAKGWIDYEEVHEIAQIVRPKIIVCGYSAYPREIDFKRFRQIADSVGAYLMGDIAHIAGLVVAGEHPHPLPHCHVISSTTHKTLRGPRGGLVFTNDEEIATKVNKALFPGTQGGPLMHVIAGKAAGFLENLKPEWRNYAKAVKTHTQVLVQGLLEQGFHLVSGGSDNHLLVMRFEDFSGKEAEEALGRAGIIVNKNTVPGDMRSPLITSGIRLGAAALTSRGLDSKDFAFIAVKIAQVLNNIKGDQSGVYKEIEAFSQGHPTYTQPIF; translated from the coding sequence ATGCCTAATTATTTTTTAGAACAAAACGACCCCGAGCTGTTCGGGCTGGTTAAGGATGAGTGGGTGCGCCAAAACACCCACCTAGAGATGATTGCCAGCGAAAACTACACCTTTGAGAGCGTGATGGAGGCGATGGGCAGCGTTTTAACCAATAAATACGCGGAGGGCTATCCATCTAAACGCTACTATGGGGGCTGTGAGGTGGTGGACAAAATCGAGAGCCTCGCCATCGAGAGGGCGAAAAAGCTTTTTAATTGCGCCTTTGTTAATGTGCAACCCCACTCGGGTAGCCAAGCGAATATGGCGATCTACCACGCCCTATTGAAGCCTCATGACAAAATTTTAAGCATGGAGCTTAGCAGTGGGGGGCATCTAACCCACGCTTCAAAAGTGAGCATGACAGGGCAACACTTCCAGGGTTTTCACTATGGAGTCAACGCCAAAGGGTGGATCGACTATGAGGAGGTGCATGAAATCGCCCAAATTGTGCGCCCTAAGATCATCGTTTGTGGGTATTCGGCTTACCCTAGAGAGATTGATTTTAAACGCTTTAGGCAGATCGCCGACTCTGTGGGGGCGTATTTAATGGGCGACATCGCCCACATCGCCGGGCTCGTGGTGGCCGGCGAGCACCCCCACCCCTTGCCCCATTGCCATGTCATCAGCAGTACCACACACAAGACTTTAAGAGGGCCTAGGGGCGGGCTGGTTTTCACCAATGATGAAGAGATCGCCACTAAAGTCAACAAAGCCCTATTCCCGGGCACCCAGGGTGGCCCCTTAATGCATGTCATTGCGGGCAAGGCGGCGGGGTTTTTAGAAAACCTTAAACCCGAATGGCGCAACTATGCCAAGGCGGTGAAGACACACACGCAGGTTTTGGTGCAGGGCTTGTTAGAGCAGGGCTTTCATTTGGTGAGCGGGGGGAGCGATAACCACTTGTTGGTGATGCGTTTTGAGGACTTTAGCGGCAAAGAGGCAGAGGAGGCTTTAGGCAGGGCGGGGATCATTGTGAATAAAAACACGGTGCCCGGCGACATGCGCAGCCCCCTCATCACTAGCGGGATTAGACTAGGCGCAGCGGCCCTCACCAGCCGCGGGCTAGACTCTAAAGATTTTGCCTTCATCGCCGTCAAGATCGCCCAGGTTTTAAACAACATCAAGGGCGATCAGAGCGGCGTTTACAAAGAAATTGAGGCGTTTAGTCAAGGGCACCCAACCTACACACAGCCCATTTTTTAA
- a CDS encoding SPOR domain-containing protein, whose product MDNKNEFGELDPSLKRQVDAAIEEEQKSSGFKKVLLVVAIALIILVVVVVVFYKSTREPAKSASVPPEKNMQKVGNAHDFESLTLEPTVKKPEEDRFDKIVKDIQSKQNQPAVDNTSNTDNKLNALPASPLDKPASIHTPPCPPPPSRNKRIRQSIKQSTTKPPKRTTKFKKKAHKPTQRCTGQSTSPSTTTKKPIKWRIAKNQNTPRTGQSTSPSTPHINQSINPSTQRTMSIRAPRTQPNAPLKSAYPKVFTYKWACLVKPPMRNS is encoded by the coding sequence ATGGACAATAAAAACGAATTTGGCGAACTTGACCCAAGTCTTAAAAGACAGGTGGATGCAGCCATAGAGGAGGAGCAAAAGAGCTCAGGGTTTAAAAAGGTACTGTTGGTCGTGGCCATCGCTTTGATCATTTTGGTGGTGGTGGTTGTGGTGTTTTACAAGAGCACAAGGGAGCCGGCCAAAAGTGCGTCTGTGCCCCCTGAGAAAAACATGCAAAAAGTCGGCAATGCCCACGACTTTGAAAGCTTGACTTTAGAACCCACGGTGAAAAAGCCCGAGGAAGACCGCTTTGACAAGATCGTTAAGGACATCCAAAGCAAGCAAAACCAACCCGCTGTAGACAACACGAGCAACACAGACAATAAGTTAAACGCCCTGCCTGCAAGTCCACTAGACAAGCCTGCCTCCATCCACACGCCCCCCTGCCCCCCGCCCCCATCAAGGAACAAGCGTATAAGGCAGAGCATAAAACAGAGCACCACGAAGCCCCCAAAGCGCACCACGAAGTTCAAGAAAAAAGCGCACAAGCCCACACAGAGGTGCACAGGGCAGAGCACAAGCCCGTCCACCACAACCAAGAAGCCCATAAAGTGGCGCATCGCGAAAAACCAGAACACCCCACGCACAGGGCAGAGCACAAGCCCGTCCACCCCGCACATAAACCAGAGCATAAACCCGAGTACACAGCGCACAATGAGCATAAGAGCGCCACGCACCCAGCCAAACGCCCCGCTCAAGTCGGCTTACCCAAAGGTTTTTACTTACAAGTGGGCGTGTTTAGTAAAACCCCCAATGAGAAATTCCTAG
- a CDS encoding DUF1882 domain-containing protein produces MVEMDLKLIKMQTGFYYALKPGLGQRVTHMGRCYYDKFEKVEDTLTSALIQKHWKRELTIAHALLLPNNKVENIVFDYNGRNPERFYHKAQLLLREEGFMNFTAYESKTPGHLHLYIHKGHTELSEGYRLARTLSMKLAQGLPNEWRTFPNSDLPPYFNILILPYEVYAKERGASWARHM; encoded by the coding sequence ATGGTCGAAATGGATTTAAAGTTAATCAAAATGCAAACGGGTTTTTACTACGCCCTAAAACCGGGCTTAGGGCAGAGGGTAACCCACATGGGGCGTTGTTATTACGATAAGTTTGAAAAGGTAGAAGACACTCTCACTTCTGCGCTGATCCAAAAACACTGGAAAAGGGAATTGACAATTGCCCACGCCTTGTTGCTCCCCAACAATAAAGTAGAAAACATTGTGTTTGACTACAATGGGCGCAACCCCGAACGCTTTTACCACAAGGCGCAACTCTTGCTAAGAGAGGAAGGGTTTATGAACTTCACTGCCTACGAGAGCAAGACTCCCGGGCATTTGCACCTCTACATCCACAAGGGGCACACCGAGCTTAGCGAGGGTTACCGATTAGCCCGCACCTTATCCATGAAGTTGGCGCAGGGCTTGCCCAATGAGTGGCGTACCTTCCCCAACAGCGATTTACCGCCCTACTTCAATATTCTAATTTTGCCTTATGAAGTTTACGCCAAAGAACGGGGCGCAAGCTGGGCACGCCATATGTAA